In Nocardia asteroides, a single genomic region encodes these proteins:
- a CDS encoding type VII secretion target has product MNIDPAVLRQLAAQHDRIAQDTREWGKPPADWLTNFLPTYGKIAQPVYDALVRYYDARQRAAENLAREHDDTAAALRASADTYEQTDEDLAARTRTAGAEVSESTGTPSVSALGPAPVTADTGPSPVSAAPAAQLSGEPAHAAPATNGSAPAVTAPGGAGADGAAPAGATAAPITPPAPLTTAGADHGGTDRAGGIAPVSTDHGTNPAASSGTTVPPGSGVAPPVPLGPLAAGADERQTQNGANRADAVPAAPMPTPFAAAVANARQDAAEPGHIVGAAVDDDLVLARTLLAGVLAATETAVGTTWAVAVLRGPAGAGVFITSNEGRGWLPAGLHLPREISTPWLWDALLETPEHGGSPWEGIADPARVLAEFALAWGAKANAGLSALASSGPIDPGLRLRLGSTAIADHVGPAYDLDLRVPTPDTTDRLGLAGSIAGLEQAAAVPDSQLRAHVLELAVTANAATGRANRTPPDARAARQLRERILVELTAGGTVPRRLWDELRDADDLLAASMLAQRIDVGRVELGELRVDAATTPLRDLVFERRCTELVLLLAGEPTRQTLRDAVYAHGQITEHPQFTAVPPAVSVPERVAVPAGAAVPGAVTAPAVGAGPPAGAVAAPSSPPPERSV; this is encoded by the coding sequence ATGAACATCGACCCTGCGGTGTTGCGTCAGCTGGCCGCGCAGCACGATCGGATCGCCCAGGACACCAGGGAGTGGGGCAAGCCGCCGGCGGATTGGCTGACGAACTTCCTGCCCACCTACGGCAAGATCGCGCAACCGGTCTACGACGCGCTCGTGCGGTACTACGACGCCAGGCAGCGGGCGGCGGAGAACCTGGCCAGGGAGCACGACGACACCGCGGCCGCGCTGCGCGCCTCGGCCGACACCTACGAGCAGACCGACGAGGACCTGGCCGCGCGCACGCGCACCGCGGGGGCGGAGGTCAGCGAGTCGACCGGAACCCCGTCGGTCTCCGCGCTCGGCCCCGCGCCCGTCACCGCCGACACCGGCCCATCGCCGGTGTCCGCGGCGCCTGCCGCGCAGCTGTCCGGTGAACCCGCGCACGCCGCACCGGCGACCAACGGCAGCGCCCCGGCCGTCACGGCGCCGGGTGGCGCGGGCGCCGACGGCGCGGCGCCCGCCGGTGCCACGGCCGCCCCGATCACGCCACCCGCCCCGCTCACCACGGCGGGCGCGGACCACGGCGGCACCGACCGCGCGGGCGGGATCGCACCGGTGAGCACCGACCACGGCACGAACCCCGCGGCGAGCTCGGGAACCACCGTGCCGCCCGGATCCGGTGTCGCGCCGCCCGTTCCGCTCGGGCCGCTCGCGGCCGGAGCCGACGAACGCCAGACGCAGAACGGCGCGAACCGGGCGGACGCCGTTCCGGCCGCACCGATGCCGACCCCGTTCGCGGCGGCCGTCGCGAACGCCAGGCAGGACGCGGCGGAGCCGGGCCACATCGTCGGCGCCGCGGTCGACGACGACCTGGTGCTGGCCAGGACGCTGCTCGCGGGCGTGCTCGCCGCCACCGAGACGGCGGTCGGCACGACCTGGGCCGTCGCCGTGCTGCGCGGCCCCGCCGGGGCGGGCGTCTTCATCACCAGCAACGAGGGCCGCGGCTGGCTGCCCGCCGGGCTGCACCTGCCGCGCGAGATCTCCACCCCGTGGCTCTGGGACGCCCTGCTGGAGACCCCCGAGCACGGCGGCTCGCCGTGGGAGGGGATCGCCGACCCGGCCCGGGTACTCGCCGAGTTCGCGCTCGCCTGGGGCGCCAAGGCGAACGCCGGGCTCTCCGCGCTCGCCTCGTCCGGGCCGATCGACCCCGGGCTGCGGCTGCGGCTCGGCAGCACCGCCATCGCCGACCATGTCGGCCCCGCCTACGACCTCGACCTGCGGGTCCCCACCCCGGACACCACCGACCGGCTCGGCCTGGCCGGCTCCATCGCCGGGCTGGAACAGGCGGCGGCCGTCCCGGATTCGCAGCTCCGCGCGCACGTGCTCGAGCTCGCGGTGACCGCGAACGCCGCCACCGGGCGCGCGAACCGGACTCCGCCGGACGCCCGCGCCGCGCGGCAACTGCGCGAGCGGATCCTGGTCGAGCTGACCGCGGGCGGCACCGTCCCGCGTCGCCTGTGGGACGAGCTGCGCGACGCCGACGACCTGCTCGCCGCCTCGATGCTCGCCCAGCGCATCGACGTCGGCCGGGTCGAGCTCGGCGAACTCCGGGTGGACGCCGCCACCACCCCGCTGCGCGACCTGGTCTTCGAACGCCGCTGCACCGAGCTGGTGCTGTTGCTGGCGGGCGAGCCCACCAGGCAGACGCTGCGGGACGCGGTCTACGCGCACGGGCAGATCACCGAGCATCCGCAGTTCACCGCGGTCCCGCCTGCGGTCTCGGTGCCCGAGCGGGTCGCCGTGCCCGCGGGCGCCGCGGTGCCGGGCGCGGTCACCGCGCCCGCCGTCGGCGCCGGGCCGCCCGCTGGTGCGGTCGCCGCCCCGAGTAGCCCGCCGCCGGAGCGGTCGGTCTGA